Proteins from a genomic interval of Yarrowia lipolytica chromosome 1E, complete sequence:
- a CDS encoding uncharacterized protein (Compare to YALI0E00770g, similar to Saccharomyces cerevisiae DIM1 (YPL266W); ancestral locus Anc_6.1, highly similar to uniprot|P41819 Saccharomyces cerevisiae YPL266w DIM1 rRNA (adenine-N6 N6-)- dimethyltransferase) produces the protein MAKAPAKKFSGGAQRESAGGEQRKTAVFKMNTDLGQHILKNPLVAQGIVDKSDIKPSDTVLEVGPGTGNLTVRILEKARKVIAVEMDPRMAAELTKRVQGKPEQKKLEIMLGDCIKTELPYFDVCISNTPYQISSPLVFKLLNQPRPPRVSVLMFQHEFAMRLLARPGDSLYCRLSVNVQMWAKVSHVMKVGRGNFRPPPNVESSVVKIEVKNPRPPIDFNEWDGLLRVCFVRKNKTINAGFKTSAVLAVLEKNYQTWLSTQGEIIPEGSNLSDVVKQKINKILTDTGIGEMRSAKCDQTEFLTLLNEFHKAGIYFA, from the coding sequence ATGGCCAAGGCACCAGCAAAGAAGTTCTCCGGAGGCGCCCAGAGGGAGTCTGCAGGCGGCGAGCAGCGAAAGACTGCCGTCTTCAAAATGAACACTGATCTCGGTCAGCATATTCTTAAAAACCCTCTGGTGGCCCAGGGTATTGTCGACAAGTCCGACATTAAGCCCAGTGATACCGTTCTGGAGGTCGGTCCCGGTACTGGTAACCTGACTGTTCGAATTCTCGAGAAGGCTCGAAAGGTGATTGCTGTGGAGATGGATCCTCGAATGGCTGCCGAGCTGACCAAGCGAGTGCAGGGCAAGCCTGAGCAGAAGAAACTGGAAATCATGCTGGGAGACTGTATTAAGACAGAGCTTCCTTACTTTGACGTTTGCATTTCCAACACACCTTACCAGATTTCTTCTCCCCTGGTTTTCAAGCTGCTGAACCAGCCTCGACCCCCGCGAGTGTCAGTGCTGATGTTCCAGCACGAGTTTGCCATGCGTCTTCTGGCTCGACCCGGTGATTCTCTGTACTGCCGACTGTCTGTCAATGTGCAGATGTGGGCCAAGGTTTCTCACGTCATGAAGGTCGGCCGAGGTAACTTTCGACCTCCTCCCAATGTTGAGTCTTCGGTCGTCAAGATTGAGGTCAAGAACCCCCGGCCTCCTATCGACTTCAACGAGTGGGATGGTCTTCTGCGAGTCTGTTTCGTTCGAAAGAACAAGACTATCAACGCCGGCTTCAAGACCAGCGCTGTTCTGGCAGTTCTCGAGAAGAACTACCAGACCTGGCTCTCCACCCAGGGCGAGATCATTCCTGAGGGATCCAACCTCTCTGACGTTGTCAAGCAGaagatcaacaagattCTCACCGACACCGGCATCGGAGAAATGCGATCCGCAAAGTGTGACCAGACCGAGTTTCTCACTCTGCTGAATGAGTTCCACAAAGCTGGCATCTACTTTGCCTAA
- a CDS encoding uncharacterized protein (Compare to YALI0E00792g, no similarity): protein MLSTCASNLEKQRDDFVRLNGWETWDIDYVRPSSIGLHEFVNQRKATLEPVLKNSSSEGEWFLEHTDLLPRLVALVKDTPRLVVLAAGNEDDIDNNDGHNAEDTDHDKERLEGIATLCHQMEVAIEYTELCEQVIGHIDAEISQCMSTVFEIKEKRLESSFTGQISASQLDHVAKEVYPWLTRQDKSIKETFCQLNDTKIKPLTVSLGFIPERVAQFSSRCEPIFPTFSSLVNMNWTNLEQQWHNLKGEFALVNEELSTKKWSSILQLAIDQLGEDLDAALLTVLQRVCNDKNMFVEEVKVLSTKRLSTNSSIFSECSETTEISDHGAISPRLSFAPQFPVNRRLHMRVVSLDRFSPKPVIKRHSTSENHVLRDIDSSKLNQQIESDKQLQERNDYANISSSDLSNSSSSSVIVSTPDSDALEASEPVVPLKDIQLPPSTSSHKKSPLHDMSVIMETLESIESPTASLGEGTTLRDSKDSKCGCNSGPIPNAAIFNKFRSLKTTKSFIPVTNSPNRLLHRYPQLGSKPSTPDSASICSLSSCSDTSFGSSIGSTSTVKLGETPSLQPNGSSRQSLIPLPSPNRPASRSSSRLGSYATPLATPTRKPRLSYSGTGAAGLSGMRSVSDTPVLTDASRRRSESSTSSNSRRSSFLPSPVKRQSLMPPSTPRAVSREGYNSYHSGRVSREGIRGASSRDGMSLANAGVRIAKPVVR, encoded by the coding sequence ATGCTATCCACGTGTGCTTCCAATCTCGAGAAGCAGAGAGACGATTTTGTTCGACTGAATGGATGGGAAACTTGGGATATCGACTATGTTAGACCATCATCGATTGGCTTGCATGAGTTCGTCAATCAGCGCAAGGCCACGCTGGAACCAGTTCTTAAGAATAGCTCCTCTGAAGGAGAGTGGTTTTTGGAACATACAGACCTGTTACCAAGGCTTGTGGCATTGGTCAAAGACACACCAAGGCTGGTTGTATTAGCAGCAGGGAACGAGGATGATATCGACAACAATGATGGACACAATGCGGAGGATACAGATCACGACAAAGAAAGGTTGGAGGGAATCGCGACACTGTGTCACCAGATGGAAGTGGCTATTGAGTACACTGAGCTGTGTGAACAAGTGATTGGACATATCGACGCGGAAATTAGTCAATGCATGAGCACGGTCTTtgagatcaaggagaaacGGCTCGAGTCTAGTTTCACAGGGCAGATTTCTGCATCCCAACTCGACCATGTGGCCAAAGAAGTATACCCTTGGTTGACTCGTCAGGACAAAAGTATCAAGGAGACCTTCTGTCAACTCAACGATACCAAGATTAAGCCGCTGACTGTGTCTCTCGGTTTCATTCCCGAGAGGGTGGCCCAGTTCTCTTCCAGATGTGAGCCCATTTTCCCGACATTTTCATCTCTGGTGAACATGAACTGGACCAATCTGGAACAGCAGTGGCACAATCTTAAGGGGGAGTTTGCATTGGTGAATGAGGAGTTGTCGACCAAGAAATGGTCTTCGATTCTGCAGTTGGCCATCGACCAGCTCGGTGAAGATCTCGACGCGGCATTACTGACTGTTCTCCAGCGAGTCTGcaacgacaagaacatGTTTGTGGAGGAAGTTAAGGTTCTATCGACTAAGAGACTGTCTACCAActcgtcaatcttctccGAGTGCTCTGAAACCACAGAGATATCGGATCATGGAGCCATCTCGCCACGGCTGTCATTCGCACCCCAGTTTCCCGTCAATAGAAGACTGCATATGCGAGTTGTGTCTCTGGACAGATTCTCACCCAAGCCTGTGATCAAACGACACTCAACCAGCGAGAATCACGTACTTCGAGATATCGACAGCAGCAAATTGAACCAGCAAATTGAAAGCGACAAACAGCTTCAGGAGCGAAACGACTATGCAAACATATCCTCTTCTGATTTATCcaactcttcttcttcgtcagTGATTGTGTCTACACCTGACTCAGACGCACTGGAGGCATCGGAGCCAGTGGTACCTCTCAAAGACATTCAGTTGCCTCCATCCACCAGTTCACACAAGAAGTCTCCGTTGCATGATATGAGTGTCATCATGGAGACGTTGGAGTCTATTGAGTCTCCTACAGCTTCTCTAGGCGAAGGGACCACTTTGAGGGACTCTAAGGACTCAAAGTGTGGCTGCAACAGCGGACCCATTCCCAATGCTGCCATTTTCAACAAGTTTAGAAGTCTCAAGACAACTAAATCTTTCATTCCCGTTACTAACTCTCCAAACAGACTGCTCCACAGATACCCCCAACTGGGCAGCAAACCTTCCACTCCCGATTCAGCATCCATCTGCTCGCTATCATCTTGTTCCGATACGTCTTTTGGATCATCTATCGGTTCTACTTCTACAGTGAAGCTAGGTGagactccttctcttcagcCTAACGGTTCAAGCAGACAGTCTCTCATTCCCCTACCTTCTCCAAACCGGCCTGCCAGCCGATCGTCATCTAGACTAGGCTCCTACGCGACCCCCTTGGCTACTCCTACTCGAAAGCCTCGTCTGAGTTACTCAGGAACTGGAGCTGCCGGTCTTTCAGGTATGCGGTCGGTTAGCGACACCCCCGTCCTGACCGACGCCTCTAGGCGACGTAGCGAGTCCAGCACAAGCAGCAACAGTCGCCGAAGCTCCTTTCTCCCTTCACCTGTGAAGCGTCAATCTCTGATGCCTCCCAGTACTCCTCGAGCAGTGTCAAGAGAAGGATACAACTCGTACCACTCTGGACGAGTGTCTCGGGAAGGCATTAGAggtgcttcttctcgtgATGGTATGTCTCTTGCCAACGCTGGCGTGCGTATCGCCAAACCAGTGGTCCGGTAG
- a CDS encoding uncharacterized protein (Compare to YALI0E00814g, uniprot|Q8J0I8 Yarrowia lipolytica Alternative oxidase possible transmembrane segments) has translation MTVRDWANRGQTYVNARAPNLLGRFRSTDDEDENNPSTELATDTTSAYGSTAASVVTMANSKPDDVSLYATSSHHHEYFTGSAWIHPVYTKEQMDALEVNHRKTETFSDRVALRAILLMRIIFDLCTGYKHPKEGEAHLPKFRMTTRQWLDRFLFLESIAGVPGMVAGMIRHLHSLRALRRDRAWIESLVEEAYNERMHLLTFLKLQKPSVQMRTGLLIGQIIFYNLFFISYLISPATCHRFVGYLEEEAVITYTRCLEDIDAGRLPELASMEVPDIARTYWHMEDDCTMRDLIQYVRADEAKHCEVNHTFGNLHQTSDRNPFALVIDNGRPQPSKDLTTFRSVGWRRDEIAN, from the coding sequence ATGACTGTCAGAGACTGGGCCAACCGAGGCCAGACCTATGTCAATGCTCGAGCCCCAAACCTTCTGGGACGGTTCAGATCGACGGACGATGAAGACGAGAATAATCCTTCAACTGAGCTCGCTACTGATACCACTTCAGCCTATGGATCCACTGCTGCTTCCGTTGTCACAATGGCTAACTCCAAACCCGATGACGTGTCTCTCTACGCTACCTCATCGCACCACCATGAGTACTTCACAGGCTCCGCTTGGATCCATCCAGTCTACaccaaggagcagatgGACGCTCTCGAGGTCAATCATCGAAAGACTGAGACGTTTTCCGACCGGGTCGCCCTGAGAGCTATTCTCCTCATGAGAATCATTTTCGACTTATGCACCGGCTACAAGCACCCAAAAGAAGGGGAAGCCCATCTACCAAAGTTCCGTATGACCACCAGACAGTGGCTAGACAGATTCCTGTTTCTAGAGTCCATTGCTGGAGTTCCCGGAATGGTGGCCGGGATGATCAGACACCTTCACTCGCTACGTGCCTTGAGACGTGATAGAGCCTGGATCGAGTCTCTGGTTGAGGAAGCTTACAATGAGAGAATGCATCTTCTGACATTCTTGAAGCTACAGAAGCCTAGTGTACAGATGCGCACTGGGCTCCTGATCGGTCAGATCATCTTCTacaacctcttcttcataTCTTACTTGATCTCCCCCGCAACCTGTCATCGGTTCGTGGGCTACCTTGAGGAAGAGGCTGTCATCACCTACACCAGGTGTCTGGAAGACATTGACGCCGGACGTCTGCCGGAGCTCGCATCGATGGAAGTTCCTGACATCGCCAGAACCTACTGGCATATGGAGGACGACTGTACCATGCGTGATTTAATCCAATATGTGCGGGCCGACGAAGCTAAGCATTGTGAAGTGAATCACACTTTCGGAAATCTGCACCAGACCTCCGATCGAAACCCGTTTGCGCTCGTCATTGACAACGGGCGACCGCAACCTTCTAAGGACTTGACTACATTCCGAAGTGTCGGATGGAGACGAGATGAAATTGCTAACTAA
- a CDS encoding uncharacterized protein (Compare to YALI0E00836g, similar to Saccharomyces cerevisiae MET2 (YNL277W); ancestral locus Anc_1.68, similar to uniprot|P08465 Saccharomyces cerevisiae YNL277w MET2 homoserine O-acetyltransferase possible transmembrane segment) translates to MKFRRTKVVKENPFSGLVSDQEIAHVPEYQLESGVTIYNVPIAYKTWGVLNEAGNNAMVICHALTGSADVSDWWGPLIGPGRAFDPTRFFIVCLNSLGSPYGSASPCTADNTPGADKNTYYGPEFPLVTVRDDVNIHRLVLDDLGIKQIACCIGGSMGGMLTLEYAFFGKDYVRTFVALATSARHSAWCISWGEAQRQCIYSDPKYDDGYYSFEDPPSSGLGAARMAALLTYRSRDSFENKFGRDTPDPTRHKTINGPQRRGPQTASEEHWLIHNDGHMRGKKMADEEGSSTPTANGVSQPSSVSTNGSILDDTSSVSSSSSFVPLAVKKKPPTHFSAQNYLRYQSDKFTKRFDANCYIAITRKLDTHDVSRERAESVEAALQTLEQNALIIGIKSDGLFTFAEQELIAANVKNSHLVTIDSPEGHDAFLLDFALINKEIVEFLAANVPDIINTNGVSWEEAKVGELGKSSLFGEAEVEITQW, encoded by the coding sequence ATGAAATTCCGACGGACTAAAGTAGTCAAAGAAAACCCCTTCTCGGGACTGGTCTCGGACCAGGAAATCGCCCATGTTCCCGAATACCAACTAGAGTCCGGAGTCACTATCTACAATGTTCCTATCGCCTACAAGACGTGGGGAGTTCTGAATGAAGCTGGAAATAACGCCATGGTTATTTGCCACGCTCTTACCGGTTCCGCTGACGTCTCCGACTGGTGGGGCCCTCTTATTGGCCCTGGCCGAGCGTTCGATCCCACCCGATTCTTCATTGTGTGTCTCAACTCCCTCGGATCACCCTACGGTTCGGCTTCTCCTTGCACCGCTGACAACACCCCCGGAGCTGATAAGAACACATACTACGGCCCCGAGTTCCCACTGGTGACCGTTCGAGATGACGTTAACATCCACAGACTGGTGCTGGACGACCTAGGAATCAAGCAGATCGCCTGTTGCATTGGAGGATCTATGGGCGGCATGCTGACGCTGGAGTACGCCTTTTTCGGTAAGGACTACGTGCGGACCTTTGTGGCGCTCGCCACTTCGGCTCGACACTCAGCCTGGTGCATTTCCTGGGGAGAGGCCCAGCGGCAGTGCATTTATTCGGACCCCAAGTACGACGACGGGTACTACTCGTTTGAAGATCCGCCCTCCTCGGGCCTCGGAGCCGCTCGAATGGCTGCTCTGCTGACCTACCGATCCAGAGACTCGTTTGAAAACAAGTTTGGACGAGACACGCCCGACCCAACTCGACATAAGACAATTAACGGACCCCAACGACGAGGTCCTCAGACTGCTTCTGAGGAGCATTGGCTCATTCACAACGACGGTCACATGCGAGGAAAGAAGATGGCCGATGAAGAAGGTAGCTCCACTCCCACTGCCAACGGTGTTTCTCAGCCCTCTAGCGTGAGCACCAACGGTTCCATTCTCGACGATACAtcttctgtctcttcttcgtcttcgtTTGTTCCTCTTGctgtcaagaagaagccacCCACCCACTTCTCAGCCCAAAACTACCTCCGATACCAATCGGACAAGTTCACAAAGCGATTCGACGCCAACTGCTACATCGCAATCACCAGAAAGCTGGACACTCATGATGTGTCTCGAGAGAGAGCCGAATCTGTTGAGGCTGCTCTCCAGACTCTCGAGCAGAACGCTCTTATCATTGGTATTAAGTCTGACGGACTTTTCACATTCGCTGAGCAGGAACTCATTGCCGCAAACGTTAAGAACTCGCACCTGGTTACCATCGACTCGCCTGAGGGCCACGACGCCTTCCTGCTGGACTTTGCTCTCATTaacaaggagattgtcgagtTCCTGGCCGCCAACGTGCCCGACATTATCAACACCAACGGCGTCTCCtgggaggaggccaaggtggGCGAGCTGGGCAAGTCATCGCTGTTTGGTGAGGCCGAGGTCGAAATCACCCAGTGGTGa
- a CDS encoding uncharacterized protein (Compare to YALI0E00858g, weakly similar to uniprot|Q8BX66 Mus musculus Similar to ribonuclease P protein subunit P40), whose amino-acid sequence MSRTRIQYKAPVEKHVKEQNLPCGVDVVFPSNGSLQSSVETLIEQYSKELKSYTVKGPLSMFFAPREDGSSFSASVFQKSDAWIISKSRIDSDNVFAVWRGNVHMSLTRSTYQTSGLNGKKSRYGDKYLISFNLRNPNFHIGTKQHNRFLFGLEQLDKLHPDLEYSVTVHANDARYVSEYLSNVKEVPLKTTVSERNVLVPSMTPPVVPELTDAHSGAKVDVSQKYRDHLFESWALGLQEWVGLASIGAGRIASDDNVNNLFSQYQVEDGQPANVTNIQVVGMCPLLASKLKILGEQTNAPFFAFTVYGVQDTPYSWDNKEHQYDNGGENDYTIIDIGDDVLSFETVGHSDMYI is encoded by the coding sequence AtgtcaagaacaaggatACAATACAAGGCGCCGGTAGAGAAGCATGTCAAGGAGCAAAACCTGCCGTGCGGCGTGGATGTGGTTTTCCCTTCAAATGGATCGCTACAATCGTCAGTGGAGACTCTGATTGAACAGTACAGCAAGGAGCTGAAGAGCTACACAGTCAAAGGGCCTCTCAGCATGTTTTTCGCACCTCGAGAAGATGGGTCGAGTTTCTCTGCGTCTGTATTCCAAAAATCCGATGCCTGGATCATCTCCAAAAGCCGGATCGACTCGGACAATGTATTTGCAGTATGGAGAGGAAACGTTCACATGAGTCTGACGAGATCGACCTACCAGACTTCTGGTTTGAACGGAAAGAAGTCGCGCTACGGAGACAAATACCTCATTTCGTTCAACTTGCGAAACCCAAACTTCCATATTGGTACCAAACAACACAACCGATTTCTGTTTGGCTTGGAACAGCTGGACAAACTGCACCCTGACTTGGAGTATTCTGTGACAGTTCATGCCAATGACGCCAGATATGTCTCCGAGTATCTTTCCAATGTCAAAGAGGTGCCTCTCAAAACTACAGTCTCCGAGAGAaacgtacttgtaccttcCATGACTCCTCCAGTGGTCCCTGAACTCACAGACGCCCATTCTGGTGCCAAGGTGGACGTGTCTCAGAAATATAGGGACCATCTGTTTGAGAGCTGGGCTCTGGGACTCCAAGAATGGGTAGGGCTGGCTTCAATTGGAGCAGGCCGGATTGCATCGGATGATAACGTGAATAATCTCTTCAGCCAGTACCAGGTTGAAGATGGCCAACCTGCAAATGTTACAAATATCCAGGTGGTTGGGATGTGTCCTCTTTTGGCatccaagctcaagatACTAGGGGAGCAAACCAATGCCCCATTCTTTGCATTCACTGTCTACGGTGTTCAAGACACGCCCTACTCGTGggacaacaaggagcacCAGTATGACAATGGCGGCGAAAATGATTACACCATTATTGACATTGGAGACGATGTATTGTCATTCGAAACAGTAGGACACAGCGACATGTACATTTAA
- a CDS encoding uncharacterized protein (Compare to YALI0E00880g, similar to uniprot|O43129 Aspergillus fumigatus MDR2 Multidrug resistance protein 2 possible transmembrane segment): MLPRVARLSPLWHARSPLRPLPVRSLFLRPSSPSVYPTLAARPFSSYLPILNQNKSKGISDDDATPVNVSPSERAKAAGDINLQAKLTSRNSDKNQGVGDIFRLFRLVKDEVWPLIGAFTLLFLSAAISMTVPLSIGKIMDVVSEDEKDPEDADQRKVFGLPLKQFYIALGGLFIIGAMCNMGRVYCLRVISERLSARLRAQLYKRTVTQDAEFFDANRVGDLISRLSTDAQVVAKSVTNNMSDGVRSIISGVVGLGMMSYVSLKLATFMMLVAPPVAIIAVIYGKKLRHISRELQTAVGGLTKVSEERLGNIRTAQSFGGEIQEVRLYNSKIRAVFDIGKKDAMANGMFHGFFSLSGNMTILALLVMGSQMVSTGQLSLGDLTSFMLYAGYTGGAMHSVSSFYSELMKGAGAASRLFELNDREPAINATKGPHLESARGNIDFNHVAFAYPTRPSLPIFTDLNFSIPAGSNVCIVGPSGGGKSTITSLLLRFYDPTKGYISIGGNNIRDFNVRSLRKQIGVVSQEPVLFSGTIASNIRYGKPEATRDEIIEAARKANCTFLADFPQGIDTQVGARGTQLSGGQKQRIAIARALIKNPAILILDEATSALDTDSESSVNEALQRLMDGNSTTISIAHRLSTIKRADRVIVLSNEGTVAEQGKFTELYANHDSALSNLLRAKEEEEVAEPKITEGEKATIEGEIESEISEEEAKDIEENRGNLIKN, translated from the coding sequence ATGCTCCCGAGAGTGGCCCGACTGAGTCCTCTGTGGCACGCTAGATCGCCATTACGGCCTCTGCCTGTCCGATCCCTCTTTCTGCGACCCTCTTCGCCCTCCGTCTACCCTACACTTGCCGCTCGACCCTTCTCTTCGTACCTCCCAATCCTCAATCAGAACAAGTCCAAAGGTATCTCCGACGATGACGCGACTCCCGTGAACGTGTCTCCTTCCGAGCGAGCCAAGGCTGCTGGCGACATCAATCTCCAAGCAAAACTCACGTCCCGTAATTCTGACAAGAACCAGGGAGTTGGAGACATTTTCCGGCTCTTCCGACTCGTGAAGGACGAGGTGTGGCCGCTCATTGGAGCTTTCACGCTGCTGTTCCTGTCGGCCGCTATCTCCATGACCGTGCCCCTCTCCATTGGTAAGATCATGGATGTTGTTTCCGAGGACGAAAAGGACCCAGAGGATGCCGACCAACGAAAGGTTTTCGGACTGCCGTTGAAGCAGTTCTACATTGCCCTTGGAGGTCTGTTCATCATCGGAGCCATGTGCAATATGGGCCGAGTCTACTGCCTGCGAGTCATTTCCGAACGTCTGTCTGCCCGTCTTCGAGCTCAGCTGTACAAGCGAACCGTGACTCAGGACGCAGAGTTTTTCGATGCCAACCGAGTCGGAGACCTGATTTCGCGTCTGTCTACGGACGCCCAGGTCGTGGCCAAATCTGTCACCAACAACATGTCCGACGGTGTACGATCTATCATCTCCGGTGTCGTTGGACTCGGAATGATGTCCTACGTCTCTCTCAAACTCGCCACGTTCATGATGCTGGTAGCCCCTCCCGTGGCTATTATCGCGGTTATCTACGGAAAGAAGCTTCGACATATCTCTCGAGAGCTCCAGACCGCCGTCGGTGGTCTGACTAAGGTATCAGAGGAACGTCTTGGTAATATTAGAACGGCCCAGTCCTTTGGAGGAGAAATCCAGGAGGTACGGCTGTACAACTCCAAGATTCGTGCCGTGTTTGACATTGGTAAGAAGGATGCTATGGCCAACGGAATGTTCCAtggcttcttctctctgtctGGAAACATGACCATTTTGGCTCTTCTAGTTATGGGTTCTCAAATGGTATCTACTGGCCAACTATCTCTGGGAGACCTCACCTCCTTCATGCTGTATGCTGGATACACAGGAGGAGCCATGCACTCCGTCTCGTCTTTCTACTCGGAGCTCATGAAgggtgctggtgctgccTCTCGTCTGTTTGAACTGAACGACCGAGAGCCTGCCATCAACGCCACTAAGGGCCCCCATCTGGAGTCTGCCCGAGGCAACATTGACTTCAACCATGTCGCCTTTGCCTACCCCACCCGTCCCTCTCTGCCTATTTTCACCGATCTCAACTTCTCCATCCCCGCTGGTTCCAACGTCTGTATTGTCGGtccttctggaggaggaaaatccaccatcacctccttgcTGTTGCGATTCTACGACCCCACCAAGGGTTACATTAGCATTGGAGGCAACAACATTCGAGATTTCAACGTTAGATCGTTGCGAAAACAGATTGGTGTGGTGTCCCAGGAACCTGTTCTCTTTTCTGGCACAATTGCCTCCAACATCAGATACGGAAAGCCGGAGGCTACCCGAGATGAGATCATTGAAGCTGCTCGAAAGGCTAATTGCACGTTCCTGGCCGACTTCCCCCAGGGTATTGACACCCAGGTTGGAGCTCGAGGAACCCAGTTGTCTGGAGGCCAGAAGCAGCGAATTGCCATTGCACGAGCTCTGATTAAGAACCCAGCTATTCTGATTTTGGACGAAGCCACCTCTGCTCTGGATACCGATTCCGAGTCCTCTGTTAACGAGGCTCTGCAGCGACTCATGGATGGCAATTCCACTACCATCTCCATTGCCCACCGACTGTCCACCATCAAACGAGCTGATCGAGTCATCGTTCTCTCCAACGAAGGTACTGTCGCTGAGCAGGGCAAGTTCACCGAGCTCTACGCCAACCACGACTCTGCCCTGTCTAATCTCCTGCgagccaaggaggaggaggaggttgctgAGCCCAAGATCACCGAGGGAGAAAAGGCCACCATTGAGGGCGAGATTGAGTCCGAGAtttccgaggaggaagcCAAGGATATTGAGGAAAACAGAGGCAATCTTATCAAGAACTAG